The DNA sequence TCACTTGCAGGTGTGCACTGGGGGCAGTGACAGCTGAAGAGAACCACAGGTGGGTGGCACAACAAGGTGAGGGCAAGGTCAGAGAAAGAAAGGTAGGACTGGCTTCAGGTGAAAATTGCTCAGGCAGTATTAGTTTCCTGTGTCACCATGTAATTCATGCAGTTGTCCCCCTATCCTCCCTGGGGTCAGGTCAAGCTTACATTCATGTTCCTCCCAAGAAAAAAGACACTAGTAAAGGTTCAATGACTccatttgagggttttttttattgttataatttttaaacatgctAAAATCACATAGAGTGGCTATTCCATTTCTGCCCTGACTCCTCAGTGGGACAGGTGAGAACTACAGGGGTCACTTGGCTCCTGTGGTCTCTGGGGATGGCTACAGTTGGGGGTTAGAGGTAGGCAGGTTAGCAAAGCCCCAAGAATCATTTATCTATTACACATTTACCAGCAATAACTTATGGCTCCAGAGATTTCTgtcttcctcatttttcttttctctctaaatcTACCTCAGTCCTCATTTCCCTGCCTATTCCCTCTGGAATGTCTCCCACCTCTGGCCCTTAAGATCTTAGATTGGATGATGAAGGAAACTTTTCCTTGCCCTACCAGTCCCAGTTTTCCTTCCTTGGAACTAGGCTACTCAGCATGCACTAATGTGGGTAAGCTGTTTGATTTAGATCTGCCTAGGGGAAAATGGAGGCTCCATTCCCACTGTGGCTTCGATCATAGGAGGGAGGTGAAGGTGGTGGTGCAGAAggatctgaaaaagaaagaacatcacCTGAACCGACTGAACAGTGCATGTGCCCTACCCTTAGGCACCCTACTCTGAAGGATTTTCCCTTCCTCTCATATCATTGAGGGCAGTCCTCTCAGCCTCAAGCCTCCAGTTCTTCAACCCTTCAGGGAAATACTAACCCAGAGCCTTAGCTCAAGAAGACACGGGTATACCCTTAGGCAAGTGGCTGCCAACTAAAGCCTTCATCTTCTCTATGTTCCTTTTGCCACTATAGCTGTCATGACTTGAGAGGACTacagaaaagaatatataaaggTTGAACTTGCCTCAATGAGAGGCTAAAAGGACAAAGGGACAAGACACATGGGAGTCAGGACtatggagaaaggaagagaaagaatcaaGGTGAAGGGCAAGGATAGCCATTCAGGAGCTGggatcctttttccttttctggaatcTCCGGAACTTGCCCTGAATAGCAAGGGCAGCCTTCTCTGTCTCTGGTGCTGTCAGGTCAATGTcaatctcctcctcttcctcagcctTCTTGGCACTGCCAGCCTTCCCTGGAGACAGTTGGAGACACATTAATAAGTTGATGTGCTCTACTCCAGCTGCTTCCTCTAGGTCCCAAATATAGTGATTAGGGTCCATTTTGTGCTGGACTTTGGGGTCCCCTAATCTTTGCTGGGACTACAAATGCCTGATAATGCTCCTAAAAGTCTGTCAGTATACCTAGATTGAGAATTAGCTATAGTTTGGGAAGCTTTGCTTCTTGGACCGAATGACAACTGCCTTCTATTATGACTTATTCTTAAATCCTACAGTTCAAGTTTCAAAACACACTCACTTTCCCCAGTTTTCCCTCAATTTCTAATGGAGACAGAGACTGGGATTATCTGATGAGTTTCTTCTTGTCACTGTATTACCTTCTCCCATCACTCCAGACCTAGTTTCTAAAATCAAAGAGGAATACTGAAAAGATTACTTCTTAGGAAAAAGTAGAAAGAGGCCTATGGATACAGTAGGTCTAACCTAGTCCTTTGTTTCACTTATCCACATTCTCATTCTTCTGACATCTGACTTTAGGAGCTTCCAGGTTTCCAACCCCAGCTGTCTTCATGTCCCTACCCCAGCTCTACAAACCATCTAGTCTGACACCACTCACCTTTTTCCTCTGGGCCAGATGCCTGGTTCGTTGCTGGGGATGTTTTAGTGTTAAGCtggaggagaaaaaaacagaatattaGATATTTATGGAAACATTAAGGTGCCATCCACTTAGACCTCTTAGATACTTGCTCAAACCCTCCTATGACCAGGTGTATTTCTTTAGTCTTTTGAAGAAGTAGGTCTTGAGATcaggagcagaagaaaaaaatcatcagaatTCATTCAGTAATTATGTATTGGTGCTAGGGAAATCAAAaaggacaaagacaaagaaaccCTGCTTATTCTAGTGATAGTcagacaaataaataataagatgACTATGACGTTAGGTGATGAAAATGCTATAGGAAATGGTAGGGAAGAGAGGGGGTGAGTGTTGGGTGAGATCTGAGGGGCGACACTTTTATTTAGAGTGGTCAGGAAAAGCCTCTCTGAAAGGTGGCAGTTGAGCAAAGACCTAAAGGACAGGGGAGAGTAAAGGTTGTGGATATCTGTGGCAAGAACTTTCAAGGACCCTGGGATGGGAGGCTGATTAACATGTTGAAGACTAGCAAGAGACCAGTGTAGCTGAAgtagagagaagaaggaggaaagatggaTAGAAATCAAATGAGAGCTAACTAGGGTGCGAGGAGATTATGTAGGATTTTGGAAGTCTTCTTAAGGAGTTTGGCTTTACTACAAGTGATATGGGAAGACAATGGAGACTTGTGATTTACACAAAAGGAGCATGAGAAAGGATGCAGAAAAGCCTATCAGGAGGGTATTGCAAAAAACCAAGCGGAAGATGATGGCAGCTTGAATCAGCCTGGTGTCAGTGAAGCAGCAAGTGGTCATTTTCAAGTTATGACCAATGTgatttgttaaaatatattttaggaagcagtactgcagtttgaactcaaaaccttggacttgccaggcaggtgctctaccacttgagccatgcccccagcctccaGTGTGATTTTTTAACTGGATAAGTGGTATTGTGATAATGAGAGGAGTCAAGGATGACTCCTGAGGAAAGGTATTGGCTTGAGGAATTGAAAAAAATTGAGTTGCCACCTGAGATGGAGAAGACAGAAGAAGGAGTAGGTCTAGGGAGAGAATCAAACTTATGAAAAAGCTCAAGATGTCTATTAATTaggcaagacttttttttttggtggtaccagtgtttgaactcagggccttgtgcttgctaagcatgtgctctactgcttgagccactccaccagtccttttttgtgttgagtgttttcaagatagggtctctctcaaactatttgcctgagctggccttaaaccatgattctcctgatctctgccttctgaaaagCCAGGATTTCATTGTGAGTCACTAATGCATAGCTcaaaaggaaatgtttttctaaGTAATTGTATATTGAAGATGAATTAAAGAAGGGTCTGGGCTATAGCTGTAAACTAGGGAGTTATTAACATAGGGGTGGCATTTAAAGCCATGAGACTGAATGAGATCATGAAGGAGTAAGTTAAGATAGAGAAGAGAATAGGATCAAATCCTGGGATGTTCCAGTGATTACAGttgcagaaatgaagaaaaaaatcaacaaagattgCTGAGAATTCAGGTAGGAGAGAAGCCAAGAGATTATAGCAATGTAAAAAACAtgtgaagaaaatatttcaggtAGAGACAGTGCTTAATATGTCAAATTCTGTAGTAAGCCAAGTAAAATGAAGACTGAGACTGACcattgagggtgtgtgtgtgtgtgtgtgtgtgtgtgtgtgtgtgtattgttttgttttttttgttttgtctttttttattttttatggtactggggtttgaactcagggctttccacttgctcTATAGGTAGACGCTCTACTGTTTGAGTTATATCTGCTGCCTTGCCATTGAGTTTTACCGTGAGTATATCACTGGTGACATTGACAAaagctggtagctcatgcctgtaagagCTGATAGTCACAGTGACTAGgaaagctgagattaggaggatctcagcccgaggccagcccagacaaatagttcatgagacccaatcttcaaaataaccagagcaaaatggactgggggtgtgactcaagcagtaagtagcatgaagccctgagttcaaacctcagtcccataaaaaaaaatgagattgggtagatatccaaaatatatttctttgaatCAGGGCAAAGACtagatttctttgttttctgagttGATGGAAAGGTTTTATAGGTTTGGGGGCAGAGGAAAACAGGCTGTGGCATGTTTTTAAAGGATTTCTCTGACCAATGGGTAGAGATTAGACTAGAGAGGACCAAGAGAGAAACCAGGGGAAACAATTAGAGGGGTCTTGAATGGTATAAACAAGATGATGGAGCTTGGACTAGGGAAGTAGtgatggaaataataaaaagtattcaGACTTAAGGAAAGTTTCATGGCAAAATAATATAGATCCACTGATAGATTTTTGAGTACAGAGACCTCTAGCAAAGAGGTCTTCTTTAAAGGGAGCAGGAGAATTGGACAGTAGCTAGGGATGAATGTGGGGCCATGGAATGGTGCTTGTTAGGATGGGAGATTTAGTGTATTTGAATGCTGATGGGAATGATTTAGCAGAGAAGGAAAATTTGATGATGCAAGATAGAGGACAATTACCAGAGTGAGGTCTTGAATAGACAAGAGGAACCAGATCTAGTCATAAGTGGAAGGGTTGGCCTCAGATAGGAATATGGACAATTCATTTAAAACATAGGAATGAAGGCTCAGGATAGATgcaaacaaggtggtagatgtaGTAGGAATGTATAAAAGTTCTTTTCTGACTGctattttctcaatgaaacaaGAAGGGCACTTGTCATCTGAGAGTGAAGAAGGGTTTGAGAAAAGTGGAGAATGAGTGAAATAGTCATCTAAGAAAGTAAGAGAGTGATATCTGGTGAGATATACCAGGATTACCAGACAGAAAGAGCCCTCTTGAGGTTAATGGCCATAGATTTAAAGTGAAACTTGTCAAGATCTTGTCCCTATCTTCCTGGGAAAGTGAGGAGATAAAACAAGTGCCTAAATAATATTTACTGATCATTTATTATGTGCCAAACATTACTCCATTTAATCATCTGAAATCTTTGTGATGTCACCCtattttatagttgaggaaacAGGCTTAGAGAGATGTTCCGAATCTTGACCAAGGTCAAATAACATGAGTAGAAAATAGTGGACCTGGCTTTGAAACCCAGGCAGATTGGCTCCTCACTTTCAACCGCCAGGCTGTATTATCTTCATAAGACTAAGTATTGTCAAGTGCTGACACCAAATAGGCTAATGATAACGATTTCTGAATATGAGTGGAAGGCATATGGATGTGCATTAAACTATTCTTTCCATTCTGGtaaatttttctaataaaaagttaggaaggctgggtgctggtgattgtgtctataatcctagctactcaggaaatagagatcaggaggatagaggtttaaagccagtctgggtaaatagttgtgagaccctacttcaaaaatattcaacacaaaaaaggcctggcggagtagctcaagtagtagtgtgcctgcctagcaaatgtgaggccctgagttcaaaccccaatactatcaaaaccaaaaaaacacctaaagaaaataatttaaatttaaaaataacatttaaaattgttgATGCTGAGTTGggggtggtggcacacacttgtaatcccagcactgggagccTGAAGCAGGAGAGTCataagtttgagaccaacctgggctacatagtaagatccagtctcaagaaacaaaaagttaaataaaattgcAGATGCAGTATTGTATTTGATATAGGAAAGTGTCTTTTAAAGTAGGTTATAGTTAGGTGTGATGTCACAAGCtggtaatcccagaactcaggaggctgatgcaggggTTGAAGGTCAGCtggaccctgtcaaaaaaaaaaagggcagaggGGAGGTAAAGGagcatgatggagggggtgaatctaactaagatatattgtaagcacttttgtaaatgtcacaatgtacccccagtacaataaaatatgctaataaaaaaaaaaactcaaggaaCAGgagagcaaaaataaaataaaataaaaacaaatatttttagggtttattttaacaaaatcacAAAAGCAGGTTATAAATTGGTCTGGACTGggtcatagctcagtggtacagtaagTACTTAGCATAAACAAGACCCTCCGTAGTAGGGCCTTTTTTCAATCCatagtaccaaaaaaacaaaaacaaaaaacaaccccgaaacagcaacaataacaaaaaaactgaTATGGTCCAATTTTTGTAAAAGATACATAtgtgtttatctatctatatacattttcatttaaaaatctgaGGCCAGAGGTcttatggctcaagtgatagagtacctgcctagcaaagccaggtgtagtggtgctcatctgtaatcctagtacttgaaaggctgaggcaggagaatcttgagttcaagactaacctgggctatatatcaaaaccctgtctcaaagaaaataaaaggctcTGAAAGGACATGAGCTAAAGAGTTCCTGAAATCCCATAGAATTCCTGCTAGTCTCTCTTTGAGCATAAGAAAGCTCCTATGAGAGAAAGGGTTATTCCTGAGACTCACAGGAGACTGGCCTGgtcattattctttctctctgtgatcttcaattgttttttattttattcttcacaCATGATCAGTATAATGGCCAGGTAGTTACTGGTGATGTCCATTGCTATGCCATACTGTCATCACAAGTGGTTTGTCCACATTGCAAAAACATGGATTGGATGTAGTGTGCAGTAATAGGACAATAGCCAAGTGTCCAGACAAGAGGGTCATGAATCAAGAGACAAGTTCTATAGTCCCAtgatctctgacttcaaaccctactCTCTCTAAACCCAACAAATTCATGACTCTTATGGCTTTAAACATTATCCCTCTTTCTGACTCTAAGCCTACTTCACTAATCTATCAACTCTCCCCCCCAGCCCCTTCCCTTTGAAGGAAAATTTAGAAACTCCCATGCTAAATACCTCCCCTCAGGTGACTGTTTCATCAATTTTCCTTCTCATAGCAACTGATGTTGAGAATTCTTTGAGCAAGAATATGTGTCAGGACCCAACCACACAGACTGCCACTTTCCCTTTGCCCTAACAGCTTctcccttcctcagcctctcctgGCTCTAGAATGGAACAGCTGTGACCTGGCTCCCCAGGGGTTTCCAACACCTGGGTTTCCAGCATTTGGGTTAAGTTTATGAAAGGTCATAACCTAAGAACAAGGCTCTCCACTGGGGACACCAGAAAAGGGGCCTGTGCTAAACAAAGAAGACCTCTATTACACACAATGCCCTTTGAAAGCTCCCTCACACCTTCTGCTGAAAAGCAGTGTGCTAGAGCTTCTagctcctgcccctcctccctctaCTCTCTTTAGCTGGTTTTCAAAATAGCCACCATGGATACTGGATTTCTGGATTTAGTCGTTTGTGACTTGCTTAGGATGGGGGTAGGGACAGTCAGATCTCAAATTGCTGGCTCCCACCCTTTGTGTGCTACTCAGTCCTTCATCGGTCTCTGGCCAATGCTCCTGCTTATTTTTCAGAATCTCAGTAATTTTAGATGAATTGAGGTCCTCTGGTATGTCTATCAACAAACCATCAGCCTCGCCATACTTCAGGTAAGCCAAGTGACGTGGAGGTTCACTCTGGGTGAACCAGAAACTACATGCTCCATATGAGTAGCTCTTGCAAAAACTCATACCTCTGGAGGAGCTATACTAACTCACAGAGCTGTGACAGGTCAGCATTCTCAGCCTCTCTCTTAGCCCCTCATTCTAGGCAGGTATAGATTACAAATCTCTcaggtgctcttctgcttttTTCAATATTGTGTTTTTCTGACCAGAAACAATAACAGTAAAATGGTTTATCGATTCATTCCTTCTCCTTATAAGACCCAACTAGGGGAATGGAGAGAAATGAAGAACTCAGAATGCCAGCTTGCTCTATTTTATTACTAATCACATATGGAATATTATGTGCCAGTCACTTTTCTATGCACACTGAAAACATTAACACATTGACACATTTTAGAAGCCCTCTAAaataggtattatttttattttgcagatcAGGATACTAAAGTCAAGAGATTTGTTTTTTTTGCCTGTGGTCGCAGGGCTAAAATGTTAAAAACCAGAATTTGAAGCCAGGCAGTGTAGCTCTAGAGGCCTGGCTCTTGAACATTATGCTGTTCTATCTCCTAATCTCCAACTGAAAGTGTGcacgcacgtgtgtgtgtgtgtgtgtgtgtgtgtgtgagtgtgtacttgAGGAAGATGTTCAATGCAAGAGTTCTTCCACACAGCAGAGcagagcccaggcaaaaaggaaaGTCTTAAGActcataatttcattcctttccCACAGTCAGGCAACTGAATCCAAGGCCAGcctctcaatctccagtcctcaACACTTTCTTCATGTACACTCCACGGGGAATATAGGGAACAGATCCTGCCCTTCCTGCATGGAGCAATCTTACATATTGTGTAAGGACTTGATCCCAGACCATGTGCACCTACTCAGATTCCTGCTCTTCCACTTGATCTACCACATTGATTCTGGCTTTCACTCTGGTGCTTCCTCTGTAGACCTCCTGGCACACACAGCCTCACCCTTGATGGTCAATATAGCCTGAGGGTTCTTCAGCCACAGGGTCAGGTCCTAGTCCTTTGGAGTCTGTGCAGTATCAATGCCACTGACCTCCATTTCAAATGACCACCTTGATTATATTCAAGTCCATTATTCTAAGTTTCTAGTTTACTTTGTTCAGTTCAGCTTCATTGCTCACACAGGACTAAATGTTTCTCTCACTTTTCAATACACACCAAATACGAATTAGCAGCTAACTGTAAGGACTATCAACTCATGCCTCTCTCTCGAGGGCCCCAGTTTCTTTGTTTGGCTACCTTGCTGTATTCCTTTCCTTCTCACCTCTGGGCCTGATGTACACCAATGTTCCATTCTATCATCCTGGCAGTAGTTCCAATTCCCCTTGCATACTCTTTTGTTTCCTCTGCAGCTCAAGGTTGTGGACTCTCCCCtcccatggggaaggaggaggaggaataccCTGGCTTAGGGATCCTAGCTTTAGACTATGAGATTGCAAATGGGAACACGACACAGCAAAGTCCCCAGTTCTCCAAGAGCATCTACTGGTATAGTTTCTCCCACTTTCTATACAGCGAGGCACCTTACATTTGCCCTGACCACCTCCTCCCTGGTCATTTATCAGCATTCAAATGCGGTCTTGTCCTTCCATCTGGGCTCTACAGTCTATCTCCTttctcgcttttttttttttttgcagtacagggtttgaactcagggcttcacacttgctaagcaggcactctgccacttaagccatgcccacagccattttttgtgatgagtattttcaagattgggccagggctggccttgaaccaagatcctcctgatctctgcctcctctgtaatctctgattacaggcaagagccacggGCTCCGGGCTACACCTTCCACAAGTACTATTAGAATGAAAAGAAGCAGGGCAGGTCAAGGATCAAGTTTTGAGAAACAGTAATAGTAAAAAGTTAGggaaacatctttaaaaaaatagcactGGACTAATCGGACAGgtatatgcaaaacaaaacaaaacaaaacaaaaaaaaagccccacctcAATCTGTATCTGGTAGCTTATACAACTCAAAATGAGTATAAAAcctaaaattttagaataaaacagTGGGAAAAAAAACCTTTGCAACCTTGGGGTAGGAAAAAATTCTTAcatgcaccatgcctggctcaaaaaaccaaaaatcgtatgttctccctcatatgtggacattagatcaagggcaaacacaacaaggggattggactatgagcacatgataaaagcgaaagcacacaaggaaggggtgaggataggtaagacacctaaaaatctagctagcatttgttgcccttaatgcagagaaactaaagcagataccttaaagcaactgaggccaataggaaaaggggaaccaggaactagagaaaaggttagatcaaaaagaattaacctagaaggtaacacccacgcacaggaaatcaatgtgagtcaatgccctgtatagctatccttatctcaaccagcaaaaccccttgttccttcctattattgcttatactctctctacaacaaaattagagataagggcaaaatagtttctgctgggtattgaggggggggagcgggagggggcggagtgggtggtaagggagggggtgggggcagggggggagaaatgaaccaagccttgtatgcacatatgaataataaaagaaaaatgaaaaaaaaaaaaaataaataaaaaataaaataaaataaaatcagtaaagcTAGGGCCACGGCTcgagtagtagaatgcctgcctacagaacacaaggccctgagttcaagcctcaatactaCATATGTATGGATTGGTAATTGATAATCAGTGAAACTGTAACTCTAGTAAAAACCATGTTCTTGtgagaagcaaaataaaagaaacaaattaactaaaaaaaaaaaaaaaaggacaacacataaaaaattataaattgaaaaGTTAAGATGTACTCTTTGGAAGGCATTCCTAAGAGAATGAAGGGACAAGCTATAGACAAGAAGATGATATTTACAAATCACATACCTGATAAAGAATTTgtatccagaaaaaaattttgaggaaacTTTTAAATctctataataaaaatacaattttgggGGCTGGTACAagcacctgagttcaacccccagcaccaccaataatttatatataattttttaaatggataaaatatttgaacagacacttcaccaaagaagacataccTTTCTGGTCACTTGGCCCAACATGTAAGGGTTGCAGGGTATCAAGTTTTGGAATGGGGCTTTTTCTGCTCTCTCCTTTTGAATGATTTTATCTGTAGTGCTACTTTAGTTATCATTTATTCCAGCACTGTCCAACAGAACAGGATTGGCGAACTATAGCTCACAGGTCAAACCTTCTCTGCATCctatttttgtaaatgaaatttcACTGGAACACATTTGTTCCATacccatttgtttacatattatatgtgGCTGCTTTGGCTTTACAGTAACAGAATTGAGATCACAGGCTCACAAAACCAAAGTGTTTTTTATTTGGCCTATTACAGAAGTTTGCATTCCTTTATAATATAACTTTccacaatgataaaaatattttatatggtaTCCACCAAGCACCTGTGGCTATTATGTACTTTGAAATGTATTTAGTACAACTGAGgaataagatttttaatttttgctttaactAATTAAActtctaaattaaattttaacttaaataGCTAC is a window from the Castor canadensis chromosome 11, mCasCan1.hap1v2, whole genome shotgun sequence genome containing:
- the Pcp4l1 gene encoding Purkinje cell protein 4-like protein 1 isoform X3, translated to MSAGIEGQGEGGEGGTEPVCHPWKHYPLTPAPFPPCTSTASRGLMKPRIYCNIKLNTKTSPATNQASGPEEKGKAGSAKKAEEEEEIDIDLTAPETEKAALAIQDPSAPPPSPPSYDRSHSGNGASIFP
- the Pcp4l1 gene encoding Purkinje cell protein 4-like protein 1 isoform X4; protein product: MSELNTKTSPATNQASGPEEKGKAGSAKKAEEEEEIDIDLTAPETEKAALAIQDPSAPPPSPPSYDRSHSGNGASIFP